A single region of the Solwaraspora sp. WMMD791 genome encodes:
- a CDS encoding aminoglycoside phosphotransferase family protein, with amino-acid sequence MKKIGEASPPGTSESAGWHWSMFADVCALAGLNPAGARLIKFTNNAVFELANEPVVVRIPGSKTVQDRVEKVIAVARWLAEHDMPSVRLLNDMDQPVMVGDRKATLWQRVSSEGSTPTGRDLGRILRRYHSLPGPRFSLPPWRPMAAIRQRIMEAERLSSTDRTFLEQCCDETEEQLGALEFFLPSGPIHGDSFLGNLIPSPRGPVICDFDSAASGPREWDLTPVAVGKLRFNYTPDAHREVVESYGVDVLSWPGFVAMRKLRELQLVTSVLPVLKSNPSLTDQWRHRFATFREGDMLATWSPYR; translated from the coding sequence ATGAAGAAAATCGGCGAAGCGTCGCCCCCGGGCACCAGCGAGTCGGCGGGCTGGCACTGGTCGATGTTCGCCGATGTCTGCGCACTTGCCGGTTTGAACCCGGCAGGGGCCAGGCTCATAAAGTTCACGAACAACGCTGTCTTCGAGCTGGCCAACGAACCTGTCGTCGTACGAATACCAGGATCAAAAACGGTCCAGGATCGAGTCGAGAAGGTTATTGCCGTCGCACGATGGCTCGCTGAGCATGACATGCCGTCGGTTCGACTGCTGAATGATATGGACCAGCCGGTGATGGTGGGAGATCGTAAAGCGACTCTCTGGCAGCGAGTGTCCAGTGAAGGCTCAACCCCAACCGGGCGCGACCTTGGTCGGATACTACGCCGCTACCACTCGCTTCCCGGTCCTCGATTCAGCCTTCCTCCATGGCGGCCAATGGCTGCAATTAGACAACGGATCATGGAGGCCGAGCGCCTGTCGTCGACCGATCGCACTTTTCTAGAACAATGTTGCGATGAGACGGAGGAGCAGCTCGGCGCCCTGGAGTTCTTCCTTCCATCCGGACCGATCCACGGAGACAGCTTCCTGGGCAACCTTATCCCTAGCCCGCGTGGGCCTGTAATATGCGACTTCGACTCCGCCGCATCAGGCCCTCGGGAGTGGGACCTGACACCAGTCGCCGTCGGAAAACTTCGGTTCAACTACACCCCTGACGCACATCGAGAGGTCGTCGAATCCTACGGCGTAGATGTGCTCAGCTGGCCAGGATTTGTGGCGATGCGCAAGCTCCGTGAGCTCCAACTCGTGACGAGTGTCCTGCCGGTGCTAAAAAGCAACCCGAGTTTGACGGACCAGTGGCGCCATCGCTTCGCCACTTTCCGCGAGGGTGACATGCTGGCGACTTGGAGCCCGTACAGATAA
- a CDS encoding DUF2637 domain-containing protein: MTVVCVAGLAVVAGTISFAHMHELATEHDQHGWKAFAFPISVDGLEIVAALYMVVQRRAGRRTGWLPWIALVVGTAASLAANIAVGGESVIGKILAGWPALSMLIAVKLLFSMIDHGEKGQRTVPDDQRTSADRPTVLGTVPPASSTGDQPSGTTTGEQAGRTGPAGAGPADPPGGEQPSETGATTASADARAVAHLLPAARAAQASLASKGLALSRDTLADAMRSDGHGVSNHRASLLVKILRTDRDAGTFLGPRRRAAGEDGATAWDLP, encoded by the coding sequence GTGACCGTGGTGTGTGTCGCGGGGTTGGCCGTCGTCGCGGGAACGATCTCCTTCGCGCACATGCACGAGCTGGCGACCGAGCACGACCAGCACGGATGGAAGGCGTTCGCGTTCCCGATCAGCGTCGACGGGCTGGAGATCGTCGCCGCCCTGTACATGGTGGTGCAGCGCCGCGCGGGACGGCGGACGGGATGGTTGCCGTGGATCGCCTTGGTGGTCGGCACCGCCGCGAGCCTGGCCGCGAACATCGCGGTCGGCGGTGAAAGCGTGATCGGCAAGATCCTGGCCGGCTGGCCCGCGCTGTCGATGCTCATCGCAGTGAAGCTGCTGTTCAGCATGATCGACCACGGCGAGAAGGGTCAGCGGACCGTCCCGGACGATCAGCGGACGTCCGCCGACCGTCCCACTGTTCTGGGGACGGTTCCACCGGCTTCCTCTACCGGCGACCAGCCGTCCGGGACAACGACAGGCGAACAGGCCGGCCGCACAGGGCCGGCTGGAGCCGGTCCGGCTGACCCGCCGGGCGGTGAGCAGCCGTCCGAGACAGGAGCGACGACGGCCTCGGCCGATGCGCGGGCCGTGGCGCATCTCCTTCCTGCAGCGCGAGCCGCTCAGGCGAGCCTGGCAAGTAAGGGACTCGCGCTGTCTCGGGACACTCTGGCGGATGCCATGCGTTCCGACGGTCATGGCGTGTCCAACCACCGCGCATCGCTCTTGGTGAAGATCCTTCGGACAGACCGGGACGCGGGCACCTTCTTGGGGCCACGCAGACGAGCAGCTGGAGAGGATGGGGCAACGGCCTGGGACTTGCCGTAG
- a CDS encoding DNA polymerase III subunit gamma and tau — protein sequence MALALYRKYRPRTFAEVIGQEHVTEPLSQALRTGRLNHAYLFSGPRGCGKTSSARILARSLNCEQGPTPEPCGTCDSCRALAADGGGSIDVIEIDAASHGGVDDARELRERAFFAPASSRFKIYVIDEAHMVSSAGFNALLKLVEEPPEYVKFIFATTEPEKVLGTIKSRTHHYPFRLIPPGVLRPYLEQLCSAEGVKVDPAVFPLVVRAGGGSARDSLSVLDQLIAGAGPEGVSYPRAVALLGVTDSALLDEMCDALAAGDGAAAYATVDRVAEAGHDPRRFASDLLERLRDLIVLQQVPDAVSKGLIDGPTDQIERMTAQAERLGSATLSRCADIVHNGLVEMRGTTAPRLLLELVCARMLLPGAEDSTGALLQRLERMERRLAAGVPAGGVDLTAVPPAAVPAAPPASPPPTYAAPAAPPAAAPAPPASAAPAAAEPAPAPADPPRRPVAPEAVMPDPAIPDPVPAPAVPGALDAAGVRRAWDQILAMVGNRSKRAAAVVREATVREVAGDTLVLTFRHSVHATMLSASPDLLLEAIYETLGVRWQIRCETAGGAAAGPARSAAARPAAPPAAPAQTPQRSAAASAARAAAGGGGQSGGGQGGGGQSGAGGSAQRPAATAGDDTDWPEAARPGGGHAAAGGPAGTGSTTAGQGSGMSTGSGATAPAGSGATGNGSAARTNGVGPGAHGARRPVGGDGGAWSDGSPAEEPPYDPDYDGPLRRGAGASAAGQPTAPAPAQGPASGQPPGQASGRPTAAYEGFDPGDEPLDEIVDEKTARQSSEEQAMQLLRQTLGAEKIGEIDAR from the coding sequence GTGGCTCTGGCGCTCTACCGCAAGTACCGGCCGAGGACGTTTGCCGAGGTCATCGGCCAGGAGCACGTCACCGAGCCGTTGTCGCAGGCGCTGCGGACCGGCCGGCTCAACCACGCGTACCTCTTCTCCGGCCCGCGCGGCTGCGGCAAGACCTCCAGCGCCCGGATCCTGGCCCGGTCGCTGAACTGCGAGCAGGGGCCGACGCCCGAGCCGTGCGGTACGTGTGACTCGTGCCGCGCGCTCGCCGCCGACGGCGGCGGTTCGATCGACGTGATCGAGATCGACGCGGCCAGCCACGGCGGTGTCGACGACGCCCGCGAACTACGCGAACGGGCCTTCTTCGCCCCGGCCAGCAGCCGATTCAAGATCTACGTCATCGACGAGGCGCACATGGTCTCGTCGGCCGGCTTCAACGCCCTGCTCAAGCTGGTCGAGGAGCCACCGGAGTACGTCAAGTTCATCTTCGCCACCACCGAGCCGGAGAAGGTCCTCGGCACGATCAAGTCGCGGACCCACCACTACCCGTTCCGGCTGATCCCGCCGGGGGTGCTGCGGCCGTACCTGGAGCAGCTCTGCTCGGCCGAGGGCGTCAAGGTCGACCCGGCGGTCTTCCCACTGGTGGTGCGGGCCGGCGGCGGCAGCGCCCGGGACAGCCTGTCGGTGCTCGACCAGTTGATCGCCGGGGCCGGCCCGGAAGGGGTCAGCTACCCGCGTGCCGTCGCGCTGCTCGGCGTCACCGACAGCGCCCTGCTGGACGAGATGTGCGACGCGCTGGCCGCCGGTGACGGGGCCGCCGCCTACGCGACCGTCGACCGGGTCGCCGAGGCCGGGCACGACCCGCGCCGGTTCGCCTCGGACCTGCTGGAGCGGCTGCGGGATCTGATCGTGCTGCAGCAGGTGCCCGACGCGGTGAGCAAGGGTCTGATCGACGGCCCGACGGACCAGATCGAACGGATGACGGCCCAGGCCGAGCGGCTCGGGTCGGCGACGTTGTCGCGGTGCGCCGACATCGTGCACAACGGGCTGGTCGAGATGCGCGGCACCACCGCCCCCCGGCTGCTGCTGGAGCTGGTCTGCGCCCGGATGCTGCTGCCCGGTGCCGAGGACTCGACCGGGGCGTTGCTGCAGCGCCTCGAACGGATGGAGCGGCGGCTCGCCGCCGGCGTACCGGCCGGGGGTGTCGACCTGACGGCGGTGCCGCCGGCTGCGGTCCCGGCCGCACCACCGGCATCCCCGCCGCCGACGTACGCCGCACCTGCGGCACCGCCGGCCGCTGCCCCGGCACCACCGGCGTCCGCCGCACCGGCGGCTGCGGAGCCGGCCCCGGCACCTGCCGACCCGCCGCGCCGACCGGTCGCACCGGAGGCGGTGATGCCGGATCCGGCGATCCCCGACCCGGTGCCCGCGCCGGCCGTGCCGGGGGCGCTCGACGCCGCCGGGGTCCGGCGGGCCTGGGACCAGATCCTCGCGATGGTGGGCAACCGCAGCAAGCGGGCCGCCGCCGTGGTCCGTGAGGCGACGGTACGCGAGGTGGCCGGCGACACCCTGGTGCTGACGTTCCGGCACAGCGTGCACGCCACGATGCTCTCCGCCTCGCCCGACCTGCTGCTCGAAGCGATCTACGAGACCCTCGGGGTGCGGTGGCAGATCCGCTGCGAGACCGCCGGCGGCGCTGCGGCGGGGCCGGCCCGGTCCGCTGCGGCGCGTCCAGCCGCCCCGCCGGCGGCCCCCGCTCAGACTCCGCAGCGCAGCGCGGCGGCCAGCGCCGCCCGAGCGGCGGCCGGTGGCGGCGGCCAGTCCGGTGGCGGCCAAGGCGGTGGCGGCCAGTCCGGCGCGGGCGGATCGGCGCAGCGCCCGGCGGCGACCGCTGGCGACGACACGGACTGGCCGGAGGCGGCGCGCCCCGGCGGCGGACATGCGGCCGCCGGCGGTCCCGCCGGGACCGGGTCGACTACGGCTGGCCAAGGGTCCGGAATGTCCACCGGTTCAGGTGCGACCGCCCCCGCCGGCTCGGGCGCGACCGGCAACGGGTCCGCCGCGCGTACCAATGGGGTCGGCCCGGGCGCCCACGGCGCGCGCCGGCCGGTCGGCGGTGACGGCGGTGCCTGGTCCGACGGGTCCCCGGCGGAGGAGCCGCCGTACGACCCGGACTACGACGGACCGCTGCGCCGGGGTGCCGGCGCGTCGGCCGCCGGGCAGCCGACGGCCCCCGCCCCGGCGCAGGGGCCGGCCTCGGGGCAGCCGCCGGGTCAGGCGTCGGGCCGGCCGACCGCCGCCTACGAAGGGTTCGACCCGGGTGACGAGCCGCTCGACGAGATCGTCGACGAGAAGACCGCCCGGCAGAGCAGCGAGGAGCAGGCGATGCAACTGCTGCGGCAGACGCTGGGCGCCGAGAAGATCGGCGAGATCGACGCGCGCTAG